From the Bacteroidales bacterium genome, the window CTCTATCTTGAAGATCTGATTCGCTATAACCGCTTACTTGAACAGAGAAATTCATTACTGAAGCAGTTCTCTGAATCAAGGCATCCCGACAGGGTGTTGTTGTCGATGTTGGATGAACAAATGTCAATACCTGCCACCCAGATCTTCCAGAAAAGAAAGAGTTTCCTGGAAGGATTTTTACCCATTTTCTGTCATTATTTCAATTTCATCAGTGGCGGATTGGAAGAGGTGGATATCCGCTATGAATCGCATCAACATACAGGTGAATATTTCGACCTGGTGAGTGCTGCGACAGAGAAGGATTTAGTCACAAGATATTCAACAATAGGGATTCATAAAGATGACCTGATTTTCGATATTAATGGATATCCCGTAAAGAAATTTGGATCCCAGGGACAACAGAAATCCTTTGCTGTTGCATTGAAGCTGGCTCAATTCGATTTTACCAGGAACCTGGTGTCTTACAAACCCCTGCTATTATTCGATGATATCTTTGATAAACTTGACCCTGACAGGGTGCAACAGATCATTGAACTGGTTGCGAAAGATAGTTTCGGACAGGTTTTCATTACGGATACGGAATCAGGAAGAATAATGAGATCCTTCGATACATCGTCGATCCCACATAAAATTTTTGAAATCAAAGGTTCTACTATTCAATTAATGAGTCATTCATGAGCAGGCGATCCACAGAAATATCCTTAAAGGATGCAATTGAGAAAATGCTCAAGGATTATAAACTTGAGGATAAACTTCTTGAAACCCGCTTGATTGGCTCATGGGAGCAGGTCGCCGGAAAGTTAATTGCACGTCACACCCGGGAATTGTACATTCAGAATCGGGTACTTTGTATTAAGACGGATATTGCCGCGCTGAAACAGGAATTGACCTATATGAAGACCAGTTTGCTCGATAAGCTTAATAAAGCCGCCGGCTCAACGGTGATTGATGATATCAGGTTTTTATAGCGCCTGGTAATTAGTTAGCATTGAATCAGACCTCCTATGAAGAATAATTTATTAATAATATTCTCCATAATTTCAACCCTTTCCGTTATTGGATGGATGATAACAGATTTCTATGGAGGAAGGATTTTGATCAGAATACTCTGGTTTATTTCGAGAAATCATATCGAAACATCTTTGACTCATCCAAGATTAGAAATGGAAAAACAAATTCCGTTTACATGAGGCCCGTCAACTTTTAAAATAATGACTTGGCTCAAATGTGAATATTGAGGACACTACAGATACCGAGCTTGGAAGCTAAAGCGGAACTGACTAGGCACATTGAAGAAGCAAATATAATAGATAAATTTAATGTAATTTCTAAAATCAACGCTAACTGGCAGCTTGTGCATCTTGGCATAATAAGTACTAAATTTATCCTCGAGAGTTGATTAAATCAACCAGTGAACACTTAAATAATTCGTGGCCAAAGTATCAAGTCCCAAAAGAAGTTTTACAGAAAATTCTCTTCTCCATTTGGATAGCTTTATATAATTGGGTTGGGTGGGACTAAATGGACGATTGCTCTTGAAAGGTAAAATGAATGACAAAAAAATACTTGGTTCTATCGATAAAAACTTGTTGAGAAATAATTCAAGAAATTTTAGATAAACCAACTAAAGGAATTAGACCATGTGACTTTCAGCCTAGCTTTTCAATGGATTTAATACTTTTAAAAATAGGTCGAAATGATGGATTAATAATGATTATCGAAACAATTCATTCGGAAATTGATTGATCTAACAATCTAAAACTTGACTCATATTTCAAAAAGATATGATCATTGACGATATGTTGAGGGTTCATCAGAAGTTGACAAGAGTTTTTTGCAGATTCAACTCTGTCAATAAAGTCAAATCCATTTGTGGTAGAAATTGCTGGTGAAATCAATGGGGTTAAGCTTGCCTACTTTTGCTGCTTTAAAAGACTTCCAAAGTAAGTCATGACAAATCTCAGGCAAAGAATGTTCTCAGCTGTTAAAAGAAACAGACAATTTATAAGTAAAATTGATAATCTTGAATCTAGGTCCTATCAGGTTTATATTGATAGCCTTGAAAACAGATTTGAACAATCAAAAGAAATAATAATGGACACTTTAGCTAATTGGAATGGTGAAAAAGGTGTATTGTGTTAAGATATAAACTATATTCTTAAAGTTTTATAGGCGAGTTTATGGAAAGAAAGTGGAAAATCAAGAAAATGAATGGGGACTCAGTTAGTGGACATACAACTGGATTAACTGAAACCTGCAATAATGAATAAAATGTTTACAAATAATCAAAGGCCATTGCAATGCTCCGTGATTAATTCCTTTTCATGGTTTAAAAAAATGGCCTCAGTGGTGCTGTTGCCAAATGGACAATATTTGATGTGTGGAACAATGGCAGTCCAAACACCATTAGATATATTTTAAAATGTGATAAAAAACTGGCCCCCGCCAAGGCCTTCGTCCCAGCGCCAAGGCCACCACACAAGAAGGCCTTGCAACGTTGGCCCTTCAGCCTGCAAAAGAGCTATTTCCTTTTAGTAAGATTATAAGATATTCCTTTTGAAAAGAATAGCATCTCCAACATGAACCTGAGAGATAAAAATCAGTATTTTGGAGACATATTCCTGCCATCGAGTGATTATATTTCCCTGGAGATTTCACAAACCTGACCTTTGTTTTCGATTTAATCACGAAAACAATGAAATCAAAAGTTAATTGCAATAGCAAACTATCAATTCTGATAGGTGGCTTATTCCTTGTATGCATTAGTCTCCCAGGGTGCAAAAAAGATGATACTTCAACAATTTCCGGAGATTTACAAGTCGTTCCTCGCGAAGCGGCTTACGCAGGTTGCTATCCGCTTCTCGGCACAAGTCAAACCAAATCCTGGGACAATGACGGCAACATTATCATCCCTATTTTGGGAGAAGCCTTTTTTGGTCAGGATGCTCAGTTTACCCATACAGCACCTGTTTATACCAAAAGCAGTGATGGACTTACGGTAAAAGACGAAGTTACCGGTTTAACCTGGCAGAAAACCTATGAAAAACCAACTTCCGGTGGTATGTATTACTGGGCAGAAACTCAGACTGAAGTTGACAATCTGAACAAACAAAACTATGGCGGCTATAACGACTGGCGCGTGCCTACCATCAAGGAGCTATACTCTTTATGGAATGCAAGTGTCGGTTGGCCTTGGATTGATACAAAATATTTTGATATTAAATATACAGATGAACAAGACCTTAGTCACGCAATATTCTGGAGTAGCGACAAATATACCGGAGTAATGGGCAATGTAAACGGGGAAACGCCCGGAGCAGAACTTGCCTTTGGTGTGAATTTTGGCACCGGACATATTAAATCGTATAGTATCAGCGTAGGTCCAAAACACTTTGTTCGTTGTGTACGCGGCAATCTTTCGTATGGCGTCAATTTATTCCAAAACAACAACGATGGTACTATTTCCGATTTGGCTACCGGCTTAATGTGGCAACAAACCGACAACGGTTCGGGAATGGATTGGGAACACGCACTGGCTTATGCGCAAACGCAGAATAACGCAAATTATCTGGGGCACAACGATTGGCGTTTACCCAATACAAAAGAATTACAAAGTCTGGTGGATTACACACGGTCTCCAGGTGCAACAAACCCAGCCAATGTGGGACCGGCAATCAATGCCATGTTCAGTTGTACGGCTATTCTGAACGATGGCGGAAAGGCCGACTACCCCTATTACTGGACAAGTACATCGGCAATTTCAAATCCAACCGGCACTTACAACAATGCCTGGTATGTGGCTTTTGGCCGGGCAGAAAATGGAAGCGGCGAAGACCTTCACGGTGCCGGTGCTGTGCGCTTTGACAAAAAGATAGTAGGAACCGGCGAAGGAGAGGAACGGGTGTTAAACTATGTACGATTGGTAAGAACAATTAAATAAGTGAATAGTATGAAAAGTAAAAGGAGAATAATAGTTGCATTTGTTGCTTTGTTTATTTTTATAAATTTCATAAACGCACAAACCAATACTGCTCCCGCAAAGAGCAGTATTCCAATAGAAATGCTTTTCCCGCAGGGCAAATCCAAAGCATTGATTTTGAGTTTTGATGATGGAAATGTAGCCGACAGGCATTTGGTGAAATTGATGAATGAGTATGGTCTGATTGGGACTTTTCATCTTAACTCCAATAAACTCGGGACAAAGGATTATCTCACCAAAGAAGAGATTAAAAACCTGTACAAGGGACACGAAGTATCCGGTCATACGGCTAATCATCCAAGTCTGCCTTCGCTATCAAAAGTCGATGTGATTTATGAAGTGCTGGAGGATAGAAGAGAATTGGAGCGACTGATAGCTTATCCTGTTCGTGGAATGTCGTATCCTTTTGGAAATACCAGCGATCTTGTAATTGAGGCAATAAGCGGATTAGGCATCGAATACGCAAGAACTGTCGGTGATACATACAACTTCAATCTGCCCACTGAATTTCTTAAATGGCAGCCTTCCATTCATTTATTCGGAAAAACAAATTATATACCCAACGACACGGCAAACGACATAAAAGAATTAGGACAATTTTATCAGCTTACAAATGAGTTTCTGAATTCGAAGTCATTGGCCTTGTTTTATGTATGGGGACATAGTTGGGAATATGAAGGACCCGGTAATAAATGGGCAGAAGTGGAGACGTTTTTCAAAATGATTTCCAATAATCCTGAAATATACTATACCACACAAATAGAGTTGGTGGATTATATCAATGCCTTTAAAAATCTCAAATTTTCTGTCGACAAAACCATGGTTACAAATCCAAGTTCGATAACTGTGTATGTGAGAATGAATGGGAAAGTATTTACCATTGAAGCTGGTAGCACACAGCTGTTGAATTAATCGGAGAAGAAATAAGTTCTAAATAGCCATTCCTGATAATGGCATTACTTAGCAGGGTTGATATTATGATCGATCTGCTGTCCTCCATGTGACCTATAAATACAAATGAATAAGACATGAAAAAATGCCTTTTAATAATTTCAATATTCCTTACCCTGCTCTCAACTGCTCAAAATAACAGGCAGAATATTAGAGGTATTATTTCAGACAAACTTTCGCAAACTATACTTCCC encodes:
- a CDS encoding polysaccharide deacetylase family protein — translated: MLFPQGKSKALILSFDDGNVADRHLVKLMNEYGLIGTFHLNSNKLGTKDYLTKEEIKNLYKGHEVSGHTANHPSLPSLSKVDVIYEVLEDRRELERLIAYPVRGMSYPFGNTSDLVIEAISGLGIEYARTVGDTYNFNLPTEFLKWQPSIHLFGKTNYIPNDTANDIKELGQFYQLTNEFLNSKSLALFYVWGHSWEYEGPGNKWAEVETFFKMISNNPEIYYTTQIELVDYINAFKNLKFSVDKTMVTNPSSITVYVRMNGKVFTIEAGSTQLLN
- a CDS encoding DNA replication/repair protein RecF, translated to MFLKKLNIINFKSYVHSEMEFSEKINCFVGNNGVGKTNLLDAIYYLSFTKSYFNSVDTMNIRHGEEFFAIHGTYQRNGGLPEVVSCIQKIGSKKQLKLNAKEYDRMSEHIGQFPCVMVSPYDRDLINEGSDVRRKFIDSVISQFDKLYLEDLIRYNRLLEQRNSLLKQFSESRHPDRVLLSMLDEQMSIPATQIFQKRKSFLEGFLPIFCHYFNFISGGLEEVDIRYESHQHTGEYFDLVSAATEKDLVTRYSTIGIHKDDLIFDINGYPVKKFGSQGQQKSFAVALKLAQFDFTRNLVSYKPLLLFDDIFDKLDPDRVQQIIELVAKDSFGQVFITDTESGRIMRSFDTSSIPHKIFEIKGSTIQLMSHS
- a CDS encoding DUF721 domain-containing protein, producing the protein MSRRSTEISLKDAIEKMLKDYKLEDKLLETRLIGSWEQVAGKLIARHTRELYIQNRVLCIKTDIAALKQELTYMKTSLLDKLNKAAGSTVIDDIRFL
- a CDS encoding DUF1566 domain-containing protein, with amino-acid sequence MGEAFFGQDAQFTHTAPVYTKSSDGLTVKDEVTGLTWQKTYEKPTSGGMYYWAETQTEVDNLNKQNYGGYNDWRVPTIKELYSLWNASVGWPWIDTKYFDIKYTDEQDLSHAIFWSSDKYTGVMGNVNGETPGAELAFGVNFGTGHIKSYSISVGPKHFVRCVRGNLSYGVNLFQNNNDGTISDLATGLMWQQTDNGSGMDWEHALAYAQTQNNANYLGHNDWRLPNTKELQSLVDYTRSPGATNPANVGPAINAMFSCTAILNDGGKADYPYYWTSTSAISNPTGTYNNAWYVAFGRAENGSGEDLHGAGAVRFDKKIVGTGEGEERVLNYVRLVRTIK